The genomic interval CGTGGCAACGGCGACGATATATTGCCCTTCCACTTCCTGCCCGTCTGCCCACAGCCGCAACTTCACGCCGTTATAGTTCGCGGCTTGCATGAGGGTTTGCGCGGTGAACTCCGGAAAGGCAAAAAATTTTTCAAGGCGGATGCGCGGCTCGAGCGCGTGGATGGTCAGCGCGTCCAGCCCGATGCCCGCCCACATCATGAACGTGGTGTCGTTGCATACGCCCGCGTCAATCGCGTAACAGGGCGCGTGGGCAAGGGTTTGCGCGTTGTGTTTCAATACCCAGAAATTTGTCAGGGTGAACGGGCGCAAGCCCAGTTCGATACTCCACACGTTTGCGGTTCCCGCCGGCAAGACTCCCAGCGCGGTATCCGAATCGATCAACCCGTTGACGACGTTGCCGATCGTGCCATCGCCGCCGACGGCAAACACCGCGTCTTTTTTCTCGAGTGCGGCTTGCTTCGCCAACTCCACCGTGTGCGGTCCGTTTTGGGTTTCTGCGGCTTCGGCGCTCCACCCCGCCGATGCGAGGGTCTTCGCCACCGAGTTGATGAACGGTTTGACGGAAAATCTCCCCGCCGCCGGGTTGTAGATGATGACCGCGCTGCGCATGAAGAGATTATACCCGCTGGCTCGACCGTCTCATTGCCGGGTGATTGCAACAGGTGCGCTAAAAGTATGTAGATGAGTTTCACTACAGACAGGAAACCCTAACCACGGAGTCACGGAAACACGGAGAAAAACAATTAAAAAAACTCCGTGACTCGGTGACTCTGTGGTTTGTCTGTTGGATTATATACAACCTTTGAGCGCTCCCATTGCAACAGGCATGGCTTTTGCAAAGCCGGGAAAGCGTTAACCCGAATGGCGCAAACGAGCGAAGCGCGCGAATGTTTCCGAGAAGGTTTAGCGTGAATTCGAAATGAGTAGCGGACAAAAAATCCAAATGCGATCGCCCTAACCCAATCGGCACTTGTGTAAATCGTTTTCTGGTTGTATGATGCACGGTATGGGAAAAGCAATATCCCAACAATTTAATTAAGGAGAAGAAGAATGAAAAAGATGTACCTGTTTCTTTCCATGGTGACGGTCTTTGCGTTGGCGCTTTCCGCCTGCGCGCCCGCCACCCCGGTTGCCACCGAGCCGCCTGCTCCCACAGC from Candidatus Defluviilinea gracilis carries:
- a CDS encoding YegS/Rv2252/BmrU family lipid kinase — its product is MRSAVIIYNPAAGRFSVKPFINSVAKTLASAGWSAEAAETQNGPHTVELAKQAALEKKDAVFAVGGDGTIGNVVNGLIDSDTALGVLPAGTANVWSIELGLRPFTLTNFWVLKHNAQTLAHAPCYAIDAGVCNDTTFMMWAGIGLDALTIHALEPRIRLEKFFAFPEFTAQTLMQAANYNGVKLRLWADGQEVEGQYIVAVATNIRHYLGGLSKLSPDACLDDNLLDLWLFSGKHLGDALRHAYEMMTGRHINSDVARKISFRSLRIEGESPFLIQTDGEPRGSAQQVNIHIKHGALKLLVPPRGMDLLKHK